The sequence below is a genomic window from Ipomoea triloba cultivar NCNSP0323 chromosome 2, ASM357664v1.
CGATGGACTTTCGATTGAAGATAGAAGCTCCCGTTCTTTGCATTTTGCTCAAACAGGTTGTCGTACTTCTGCAGAAAGAGTGAAAAGCTGATCTAAGAATACGCGCATATGCATTGTAAAAGGGGAAAGTTAGAATGAGACCAACCTGCAAGACCTCTTCCCATGTGGATTTCTCTGCAACACCAAGAATTTGCCTGGCCTCAGTTTCTGTCATAGTTTTGCCCGCTCTTCTGATATTCTGAGCAACTTCTTGAGCAGCACCAGTTTTTGAAGCATCTACAATTAATTATACACATGGGTACATCAAAACCACAACATAAGGTCGTAAGTAGCAAATTTAAAGGAGGAGCTCGAGTTAAACCATTTCCAGGGGGAATTACACATTGAACCAGATATGAACAGCATATATACCATCTACACATGTTTTTtgaaaagtaaatataaaaataatatggaTCTTGAAACATTTCAAAGGTAAGATTTCACCATCTAGGCGGTGCCTTGCTTCTCCATAGGATAATCATTAATTTCCATGTCAAAAGGAAGAGCGCATTTCAACAATGGGAAGGAAATAGCCAATTGCTTTGTTATTTAGTGGCATGGGCTTAGACTCTGAATCCTAGGAAAGAAAGAATCGAATGAAAGATTAAATAAGAGTGAAGCTTACTTGCCAGTGCCTGGCGATATGCTTGAGCAACTGCCCTCACCATCATCCCAGAGCCCATCACAATCAATTGTGCAATAATTCTTGCTGCCTGCAAT
It includes:
- the LOC116011132 gene encoding mitochondrial import inner membrane translocase subunit PAM16 like 2-like — its product is MAARIIAQLIVMGSGMMVRAVAQAYRQALANASKTGAAQEVAQNIRRAGKTMTETEARQILGVAEKSTWEEVLQKYDNLFEQNAKNGSFYLQSKVHRAKECLESVYQSKTEGAN